Proteins encoded together in one Hevea brasiliensis isolate MT/VB/25A 57/8 chromosome 16, ASM3005281v1, whole genome shotgun sequence window:
- the LOC110631793 gene encoding probable trehalose-phosphate phosphatase F translates to MDMKSNNSSPVLTDPAPINKSRLGIRSNLLPFPQSGASFSSGKNITIPRKKPGKLDDVRSNGWLDAMKSSSPPRKKFIKDFNFEVATDETDIAYFSWMLKYPSALNSFEQIANFAKNKKIAMFLDYDGTLSPIVDDPEQAIMSDDMRSAVRNVAKYFPTAIISGRSRDKVYELVGLTELHYAGSHGMDIMGPTNKAVSKDIANCIKSTDQQGKEVNLFQPAREFIPMIDEVFRTLVENTKEIKGAKVENHKFCASVHYRNVDEKNWPIIAQCVHDILTQYPRLRLTHGRKVLEVRPVIDWNKGKAVEFLLESLGLSNSDDVLPIFIGDDRTDEDAFKVLRERNQGYGILVSSVPKETNAFYSLRDPMEVMKFLSSLVRWKKLGEEDAP, encoded by the exons ATGGACATGAAGTCAAATAATTCATCTCCAGTTCTCACTGATCCCGCACCAATAAACAAATCAAGGCTCGGCATCCGTTCTAATTTGCTGCCTTTCCCACAATCTGGAGCATCTTTTTCCTCTGGCAAGAACATAACTATTCCCAGGAAAAAACCAGGAAAGCTTGATGATGTTCGCTCCAACGGATGGTTGGATGCCATGAAATCCTCATCTCCGCCTCGTAAGAAGTTCATTAAGGATTTCAACTTTGAAGTTGCTACAGATGAGACTGACATTGcgtacttctcttggatg CTTAAGTACCCATCAGCACTTAATTCTTTTGAGCAAATTGCAAATTTTGCAAAAAACAAGAAGATAGCAATGTTTCTAGATTATGACGGGACTCTTTCTCCCATAGTTGATGACCCAGAGCAGGCCATCATGTCTGATGAT ATGCGTTCTGCTGTAAGAAACGTTGCAAAGTATTTTCCAACAGCAATTATTAGTGGAAGAAGCCGTGATAAA GTATATGAGTTGGTAGGACTAACAGAACTCCATTATGCCGGTAGTCATGGGATGGACAtcatgggccctaccaataaGGCAGTGTCCAAGGACATAGCAAATTGTATTAAATCTACTGACCAACAG GGCAAGGAGGTAAATCTGTTCCAGCCTGCTAGAGAATTTATACCTATGATTGATGAG GTTTTTAGAACCCTTGTCGAGAATACTAAAGAAATCAAAGGTGCAAAAGTTGAGAATCACAAATTTTGTGCTTCTGTTCATTATCGTAATGTAGATGAGAAG AACTGGCCTATAATTGCACAATGTGTGCATGATATTCTAACACAGTATCCTCGTTTGCGGTTAACTCATGGGCGGAAG GTTTTAGAGGTCCGTCCTGTGATTGACTGGAATAAAGGGAAAGCAGTTGAATTTCTGCTTGAATCTCTTG GCCTCAGTAACAGTGATGATGTGCTCCCAATTTTTATTGGAGATGACCGAACTGATGAAGATGCATTCAAG GTGTTGCGAGAAAGAAATCAAGGTTATGGCATTCTGGTGTCTTCTGTACCCAAAGAAACCAATGCATTTTACTCCCTAAGGGATCCAATGGAG GTAATGAAATTTCTGTCATCGCTGGTGAGATGGAAGAAGCTAGGAGAAGAGGACGCTccatga
- the LOC110631791 gene encoding acid beta-fructofuranosidase, translating into MADPNPFLPISQPLHPTDTSLPDGSHRPPSKKLLLGVFSGLFLVFLFLALINDQKGSQQSIHSQEDENVASLASSKESAKPEILRPISRGVSAGVSEKASLISSGSESSTDQYPWNNSMLSWQRTAFHFQPEKNWMNDPNGPLYYKGWYHFFYQYNPHAAVWGDIVWGHAVSRDLIHWLHLPLAMLANQWYDQNGVWTGSATILPDGNVVMLYTGSTNESVQVQNLAYPADPNDPLLLEWTKYSGNPVLVPPPGIGTKDFRDPTTAWYTSEGKWRISIGSKVGKSGIALIYDTEDFINYKLQPQALHGVPGTGMWECVDFYPVSRKGEHGLDTSDDGPEVKHVVKASLDDDKHDYFALGTYDELNNTWTPDNPEIDVGIGLRYDYGIFYASKTFYDQNKGRRVLWGWIGESDSEVADVKKGWASLQGIPRTVSLDAKTGSNLLQWPVEEVESLRLRSSEFDKVEVKPGSVVPLDLDAATQLDIVAEFELDKKVLRNTAESNEEFSCRTSKGAAHRNALGPFGLLVLADDSLAEHTPVYFYVTKGSNGTLKTFFCTDQSRSSAANDVNKQIYGNFVPVLEGEKFTLRILVDHSIIESFAQGGRTTITSRVYPTRAIYGSARLFLFNNAIEANVTASLKIWQMNTAFIRPYPNIR; encoded by the exons ATGGCAGACCCTAACCCATTCCTTCCTATCTCCCAACCACTACACCCCACCGACACCTCTCTCCCAGATGGCTCCCACCGCCCCCCCTCCAAGAAACTCCTCTTGGGGGTCTTTTCTGGTTTGTTCCTGGTTTTCTTGTTTCTCGCTTTAATTAATGATCAGAAGGGGTCTCAGCAGAGCATCCATTCACAAGAAGATGAAAATGTAGCATCATTGGCTTCGTCGAAAGAATCTGCGAAACCGGAGATTTTGAGGCCTATCTCCCGTGGCGTCTCGGCCGGTGTGTCTGAGAAAGCCAGCCTGATATCTAGCGGATCGGAATCGTCGACGGATCAGTATCCATGGAACAACAGCATGTTATCATGGCAAAGAACTGCTTTCCACTTCCAACCTGAAAAGAACTGGATGAATG ATCCTAATG GTCCATTGTATTACAAGGGCTGGTACCATTTCTTCTACCAGTACAATCCACATGCTGCAGTGTGGGGTGACATTGTATGGGGCCATGCTGTATCAAGGGACTTAATCCACTGGCTTCACCTTCCATTAGCAATGCTTGCCAATCAGTGGTATGACCAAAATGGTGTATGGACTGGCTCCGCTACCATCCTCCCAGATGGAAATGTTGTCATGCTGTACACTGGATCCACCAACGAGTCAGTTCAGGTGCAGAATCTTGCATATCCAGCAGACCCCAATGATCCTCTTCTCCTTGAATGGACCAAATACTCCGGCAATCCGGTTCTAGTCCCACCACCAGGCATTGGCACCAAGGATTTCCGTGATCCAACCACAGCTTGGTACACTTCCGAGGGAAAATGGCGCATCAGCATAGGGTCTAAAGTTGGCAAAAGTGGCATAGCTTTAATCTATGACACTGAGGACTTCATAAATTATAAGTTGCAACCTCAGGCACTTCATGGTGTCCCTGGCACTGGCATGTGGGAGTGTGTGGACTTTTACCCTGTTTCGAGGAAGGGTGAACATGGATTGGATACGTCTGATGATGGCCCTGAAGTGAAACACGTGGTTAAGGCAAGCCTTGATGATGATAAGCATGATTACTTTGCACTCGGAACTTACGATGAATTGAACAATACATGGACTCCAGACAATCCAGAGATTGATGTTGGTATTGGTCTTAGGTATGATTATGGAATATTCTACGCATCCAAGACATTTTATGATCAGAATAAGGGGAGGAGGGTATTGTGGGGTTGGATAGGCGAGTCTGATAGTGAAGTTGCTGATGTCAAGAAAGGATGGGCATCTCTTCAG GGCATTCCAAGGACAGTCTCGTTAGACGCAAAGACTGGCAGCAATCTGCTTCAATGGCCAGTGGAAGAGGTAGAGAGTTTGAGACTACGAAGCAGTGAATTTGACAAGGTGGAGGTCAAGCCAGGGTCAGTTGTGCCCCTTGATCTTGATGCAGCCACACAG CTAGATATCGTTGCGGAGTTTGAGTTAGACAAGAAGGTATTGCGGAACACAGCTGAATCCAATGAGGAGTTCAGCTGCAGGACAAGTAAAGGAGCAGCTCACCGTAATGCATTAGGACCATTCGGTCTTCTGGTTCTTGCTGATGACAGCCTTGCCGAGCATACCCCTGTATACTTCTACGTTACAAAAGGAAGTAACGGCACCCTCAAAACTTTCTTCTGCACAGACCAATCAAG GTCTTCTGCAGCAAATGACGTTAACAAACAAATTTATGGTAACTTCGTTCCAGTCCTGGAGGGTGAAAAATTCACTCTAAGGATATTG GTGGATCATTCGATAATCGAAAGCTTTGCCCAAGGGGGTAGAACAACCATCACCTCCCGGGTTTATCCAACAAGGGCAATCTATGGAAGTGCCAGGCTCTTTTTGTTCAACAATGCCATTGAAGCCAATGTTACTGCTTCACTCAAGATATGGCAAATGAATACTGCGTTTATTCGTCCCTATCCAAATATCCGGTAG